A genomic window from bacterium includes:
- a CDS encoding PAS domain S-box protein, with product MISLLESFHVGGAVLSMGFVPLVAVAFIALGRRSGLLFSILCTAIMGIDHLYHWLVAENITLAMSVERLLALGSIWLMALLLIWRERMHVALEDSRAQNEAILMTATDGILTADAEGRIVSANPAAEEMFGYPSGGLSGLALEELMPAAQRAEHHAALTEMLDGRRDGAAVVGTTRTFEGQHRDGSTFPVEVTVSVFHAGGRQLFSAVMRDVSERREAEQRLRESQRTLSTLLSNLPGMAYRCLPDENWTMLFVSQGCLALTGYEPHDLMQNRTTTYARLIYPDDRQRVAETVMQCVRDDTSYQLEYRIVRANGDIRWVWEQGRAVRGGSGSIRCLEGLVIDITPQKRIEEALRESEARFRNIADSTPIMIWASGLDMGITFANLG from the coding sequence ATGATCTCCCTGCTGGAGTCCTTCCACGTCGGGGGGGCAGTGTTGTCGATGGGCTTCGTGCCTCTGGTGGCGGTGGCGTTCATCGCGCTGGGGCGTCGGTCGGGTCTGTTATTCTCGATCCTCTGCACTGCGATCATGGGCATCGACCACCTCTACCACTGGCTGGTGGCGGAGAATATCACGCTGGCGATGTCGGTGGAGCGGCTGCTCGCGCTGGGGTCGATCTGGCTGATGGCGCTGCTTCTGATCTGGCGTGAGCGCATGCATGTCGCGCTGGAGGACAGCCGGGCACAGAATGAGGCGATCCTGATGACGGCGACGGACGGGATTCTCACTGCCGATGCCGAGGGGCGGATCGTCAGCGCCAATCCAGCGGCGGAGGAGATGTTCGGATATCCGTCGGGGGGACTGAGCGGCCTGGCGTTGGAGGAGCTGATGCCGGCGGCGCAACGCGCCGAGCACCACGCGGCCCTGACCGAAATGTTGGATGGGCGCAGAGACGGCGCGGCGGTGGTGGGCACGACGCGCACATTCGAGGGACAGCATCGCGACGGATCGACTTTCCCTGTCGAGGTGACGGTCTCGGTGTTCCACGCCGGCGGCCGGCAGCTTTTCAGCGCGGTGATGCGCGACGTATCGGAGCGACGAGAGGCGGAACAGCGTCTGCGTGAAAGTCAGCGGACGTTGTCGACGCTGTTGTCCAATCTCCCGGGCATGGCGTATCGCTGTCTGCCGGACGAGAATTGGACGATGCTGTTTGTCAGCCAGGGGTGCCTGGCGTTGACCGGCTATGAGCCGCATGATCTGATGCAGAACCGGACCACGACCTATGCGCGGCTGATCTATCCCGACGACCGCCAACGGGTGGCCGAGACGGTGATGCAGTGCGTGCGCGACGACACCAGTTACCAACTGGAGTACCGGATCGTGCGCGCCAACGGCGATATCCGCTGGGTGTGGGAGCAGGGACGCGCGGTCCGCGGCGGCAGCGGCAGCATCCGTTGTCTGGAAGGCCTGGTCATCGACATCACGCCGCAAAAGCGGATCGAGGAGGCGTTGCGCGAAAGCGAGGCGCGCTTCCGCAACATCGCCGATTCGACGCCGATTATGATCTGGGCCTCCGGCCTGGATATGGGGATCACCTTCGCCAACCTCGGGTGA